One part of the Clostridium thermosuccinogenes genome encodes these proteins:
- a CDS encoding sensor histidine kinase, with the protein MDTKLKKSKPFLIWLCFFIGMNIVISAIMLGIMSLDEINNNFDVIRAVLKQDLKSSQNFINFIADRFDFLARYINDDADRYNASGEYLDRLENEGENLIYYAINPKTEKILTNSKTDHGISEKGKPSLPKGYDYFLYFDGERFIAEQGGKTIDVYRKDSGYKKSTLWRYINGNPSSSTVNAGELTLKHQAGLIDSPFADIPDIKGCRILLMVKKNIIENPYAYSSLYNLKRSFETALVIIAAALIIFLAGVALLVFSIIKRNVKREFDKVLVRKSGAVWFEVKAVISLFIINIPLQVLMYGWYFNKELVHVLILICFWWFYLMFKDLYANRRSFFSNNSISALIKFYRSFESRKPFQKAMLLRIYAFIAAEAVLVILVAIFFYGFLAEGGIYLLPALVFFAMGVYLAYRYLKRYSNEIGDIGRVLDHIEAIKKGDMETKLALDPGADLYTAAENLNKIQEGISKAVEEKIRSERMKVELITNVSHDLKTPLTSIISYADLLSKEEGLPDHVMDYIKILVQKSDRLKTLIQDIFELSKATSGDLKVEKERIDLGKLIRQTLADLDERISQSGLLFKIDIPDEPVYIISDGKKLYRVFLNLIGNALKYSLAGSRVYITLEVKDGKKAMAVIKNIANYEMDFKEEEVLERFVRGDKSRTTEGSGLGLAIARSFVQACGGSMNIKVDGDLFKVELGFNIE; encoded by the coding sequence TTGGATACAAAATTGAAAAAATCTAAACCGTTTCTCATATGGCTGTGCTTCTTTATCGGAATGAATATAGTTATTTCAGCTATAATGCTGGGAATTATGTCATTGGATGAAATTAATAATAATTTCGATGTAATCCGCGCAGTTTTAAAACAGGACCTAAAGTCTTCACAGAATTTCATAAATTTTATAGCAGACAGATTTGACTTCTTGGCCCGGTATATTAATGATGATGCTGATAGGTACAACGCTTCAGGGGAGTATCTTGATAGGTTGGAAAATGAAGGGGAAAACCTGATTTACTACGCGATAAACCCGAAAACGGAGAAAATACTGACCAATTCAAAAACTGACCATGGGATTTCAGAAAAAGGAAAGCCTTCCTTGCCTAAAGGGTATGACTATTTCTTATATTTCGACGGAGAGAGATTTATAGCAGAGCAGGGAGGGAAAACTATTGATGTTTATCGGAAGGACAGCGGGTATAAAAAAAGCACACTGTGGAGATATATCAATGGAAATCCTTCGTCAAGCACTGTCAATGCTGGTGAACTGACCCTTAAACATCAAGCCGGGCTCATTGATAGCCCTTTTGCAGATATACCTGATATCAAGGGCTGTAGAATTCTTCTTATGGTAAAAAAGAATATTATAGAAAATCCATATGCATACAGTTCTCTTTATAATTTGAAAAGAAGCTTTGAAACTGCCTTGGTCATTATAGCCGCAGCTCTGATTATATTTTTAGCCGGTGTTGCCTTGCTGGTGTTCTCAATAATCAAGCGGAATGTCAAGAGAGAATTTGACAAAGTCCTTGTAAGGAAAAGCGGAGCAGTATGGTTTGAGGTAAAAGCGGTTATATCGTTATTCATCATTAATATACCTTTGCAAGTGCTAATGTATGGCTGGTATTTTAATAAGGAACTGGTACATGTTTTAATATTAATTTGCTTTTGGTGGTTCTACCTCATGTTTAAAGACCTGTATGCCAACAGGCGAAGTTTTTTCTCCAACAATTCGATAAGCGCTTTAATTAAGTTTTACCGATCCTTTGAGAGCAGAAAGCCCTTTCAAAAAGCAATGCTTTTAAGGATATATGCCTTTATTGCGGCGGAAGCAGTATTGGTTATCCTTGTTGCAATATTTTTCTATGGCTTCTTGGCAGAAGGTGGTATATATTTGCTTCCGGCATTGGTTTTTTTTGCGATGGGAGTTTATCTGGCTTACCGCTATCTTAAGAGGTATTCCAACGAAATAGGCGATATAGGCAGAGTTTTGGATCATATAGAGGCCATCAAAAAAGGCGATATGGAAACAAAGCTTGCCTTAGATCCCGGTGCCGATCTATATACTGCTGCAGAAAATTTGAATAAAATACAGGAGGGTATAAGCAAGGCTGTTGAGGAGAAAATAAGGAGTGAGCGCATGAAGGTTGAGCTTATAACCAACGTTTCCCATGACCTGAAGACTCCCCTTACTTCGATTATCAGCTATGCGGACTTGCTGTCAAAGGAAGAAGGGCTGCCGGACCATGTCATGGACTATATAAAAATCCTGGTGCAAAAATCCGACAGGCTGAAGACGCTTATACAGGACATTTTTGAGCTGTCCAAAGCAACCAGCGGAGATTTGAAAGTTGAAAAAGAAAGGATTGATTTAGGAAAGCTTATCAGGCAGACTCTTGCTGATTTGGATGAGCGGATATCCCAATCGGGGCTCCTATTTAAGATTGATATACCGGATGAGCCTGTATATATAATAAGCGATGGCAAAAAACTCTACAGGGTGTTTCTAAATCTCATCGGCAATGCTCTAAAATATTCTCTGGCAGGTTCCAGGGTTTACATCACCCTCGAAGTAAAAGACGGCAAAAAGGCCATGGCTGTGATTAAAAACATTGCCAATTATGAAATGGATTTTAAGGAAGAGGAAGTGCTAGAGCGTTTCGTAAGGGGGGATAAATCCCGCACAACCGAAGGTTCAGGGCTTGGCCTTGCTATAGCCAGGAGCTTTGTGCAAGCTTGCGGTGGAAGCATGAATATAAAGGTGGACGGTGATTTATTCAAAGTTGAGCTGGGGTTCAATATTGAATGA
- a CDS encoding ABC transporter ATP-binding protein, whose product MTDKTNVNDKTDAKVPLVELNNLEMNFYKSKGMFRKPQELNALHNINLKIHNGEIVVVVGESGSGKTTLANVIAGLLTPVSGTYKFKGKEIHSMTKEEANVYRSSIQVVQQDSYAALNPMRTMIKSLGDPMLLKKYATKDNLLEKVNEVLEAVDLTPTEHFINKYPHQMSGGQRQRALIARALSMNPELILADEPVSMIDVSLRVSILNLLARLNEERNIAILYITHDLATARYVGKNGRIAVMYLGEIVETGDLQEVLSNPQHPYLRALLTAVPIPNPRLSRKRKELQLNASSELPDISNMPSGCRFHTRCMYCKDICKVKHPEPVKHGSSIVTCHLVDELPKFELFTEDVAGA is encoded by the coding sequence ATGACTGATAAGACAAATGTGAATGATAAAACAGATGCAAAAGTGCCGTTAGTAGAACTTAATAACTTGGAAATGAATTTTTACAAGAGCAAAGGTATGTTTAGAAAGCCGCAGGAATTAAATGCTCTGCATAATATAAATCTAAAGATCCATAATGGAGAAATCGTTGTAGTCGTTGGTGAGAGCGGCTCCGGCAAGACTACCCTGGCGAATGTGATTGCCGGTTTGCTGACTCCAGTTTCAGGAACCTACAAATTTAAAGGGAAAGAAATACACTCCATGACCAAGGAAGAGGCGAATGTCTACCGCAGCAGCATTCAGGTAGTTCAGCAGGATTCCTATGCGGCATTAAACCCCATGAGAACGATGATAAAGTCTCTGGGGGACCCGATGCTGCTCAAAAAATATGCCACTAAAGACAATCTCCTGGAAAAAGTCAATGAAGTTTTGGAAGCAGTGGATTTAACACCAACAGAGCATTTTATTAATAAATATCCTCACCAGATGTCCGGCGGGCAAAGGCAGCGCGCATTGATTGCACGAGCCCTGTCCATGAATCCCGAACTGATTTTGGCTGACGAGCCGGTTTCTATGATTGATGTATCCCTTAGAGTGTCAATACTGAATCTGCTCGCCCGGTTAAATGAGGAGCGTAACATAGCAATATTGTATATAACGCATGACCTCGCCACCGCCCGTTATGTTGGTAAAAATGGCCGCATTGCCGTCATGTATTTAGGCGAGATTGTAGAAACCGGTGATTTGCAGGAAGTATTGTCCAATCCGCAGCACCCCTATTTGCGTGCTTTGCTTACTGCGGTTCCGATACCAAATCCACGTCTATCCAGGAAAAGAAAAGAACTGCAGCTCAATGCTTCTTCAGAACTGCCCGATATTTCCAATATGCCTTCCGGATGCAGATTCCACACCCGATGCATGTACTGCAAAGATATTTGTAAGGTAAAACATCCGGAACCGGTAAAACATGGTTCATCAATAGTAACCTGCCACCTTGTAGATGAGCTGCCAAAATTCGAGCTTTTCACAGAGGATGTCGCAGGGGCTTAG